In Gambusia affinis linkage group LG08, SWU_Gaff_1.0, whole genome shotgun sequence, a single window of DNA contains:
- the si:ch211-59o9.10 gene encoding LOW QUALITY PROTEIN: uncharacterized protein si:ch211-59o9.10 (The sequence of the model RefSeq protein was modified relative to this genomic sequence to represent the inferred CDS: inserted 2 bases in 2 codons): protein MAERIPASPGSSEPDSPGGLNRGCLLDPTEALLSDLSVIVPETPSPQLGKRRRHRRTAEDLYSHGPQVAAGGSSGPEKSTGGGEGFSRKSKRKRLIDPSVGFVPASSLRSFPLGGWLEAPSSSSSSSSSSSSSSSVSYLTPESVLRSKRIDASASASPPAAASSSSSLSFLTDEERKWLNEGQGDASLDMVEQIVISDDDEATVRSLQMKEDEALARSLQVGLPXLLQTHSSSPEQVEPTSCFGFXLFQVQFDQEESFSRHYHHSHHHHHLYHHQQSQRCLSYMQPSWMSQVLAAVSPLVGFEDDLVGQQRRRGRGRRRTRLPDFAEDLRGNDYEALLEFEERQGAVVSKKMSRREIQRFPTKSFCSATNSGNSQCQICFCEYADKEKLRMLPCFHDYHVQCIDRWLKDNTTCPICRANLADGDSLAPPTL, encoded by the exons ATGGCTGAGAGGATCCCTGCCAGTCCTGGTTCTTCAGAACCGGACAGTCCTGGAGGTCTGAACCGAGGATGTCTGCTGGACCCCACAGAGGCCCTGCTCAGTGATCTGTCAGTCATTGTTCCAGAAACCCCCAG cccACAGCTCGGCAAACGGAGGAGACACCGCCGTACCGCGGAGGATCTTTACAGCCAT GGACCTCAGGTGGCGGCCGGCGGCTCTTCAGGACCAGAGAAGTCCACGGGGGGCGGCGAAGGTTTTTCACGTAAATCTAAGCGCAAGCGACTGATCGACCCGAGCGTCGGCTTCGTTCCAGCGTCATCTCTCAGGAGTTTTCCTCTGGGCGGCTGGCTGGAAGCCccgtcctcctcctcatcatcttcttcctcctcgtcttcctcctcctccgtctcctACCTCACTCCAGAGTCAGTCCTCAGGTCAAAACGTATTGACGCGTCAGCTTCAGCGTCTCCCCCTGCAGCAGCATCCTCGTCCAGCTCGCTGTCCTTCCTCACCgatgaggagaggaaatggCTGAACGAAGGACAAGGAGACGCCTCTCTAG ACATGGTGGAGCAGATCGTCATCAGCGACGACGACGAGGCGACGGTTCGCTCGTTACAGATGAAGGAAGACGAGGCGCTGGCGCGGAGCCTGCAGGTGGGGcttc tcctgctgcagaCTCACAGCAGCTCACCTGAACAGGTGGAACCAACTtcctgttttggtt gtttgtttcaggttCAGTTCGACCAAGAGGAGTCGTTCAGCAGACATTATCATCAcagccatcatcatcatcatctttatCATCATCAGCAGAGCCAAAGG TGTTTGTCCTACATGCAGCCCAGCTGGATGTCTCAAGTGTTGGCCGCCGTCTCTCCTCTAGTTGGATTTGAAGACG ATCTGGTTGGTCAGCAGAGGCGGCGTGGGCGGGGCCGAAGGAGGACCAGGTTACCCGACTTCGCAGAAGATCTCCGGGGGAACGACTACGAG gcTCTCCTGGAGTTCGAAGAGCGGCAGGGCGCCGTTGTGTCAAAGAAAATGAGTCGCAGGGAAATCCAGAGGTTTCCAACCAAAAGCTTCTGCTCTGCGACCAACAGCGGGAACAGCCA GTGCCAGATATGTTTCTGTGAATACGCTGACAAGGAGAAGCTGAGGATGCTGCCCTGTTTCCATGACTACCACGTCCAATGCATCGACAGGTGGTTAAAG GACAACACCACCTGTCCAATCTGCAGGGCCAACCTAGCTGATGGAGACTCTCTAGCGCCCCCTACGCTGTGA
- the lyrm5b gene encoding LYR motif-containing protein 5B, whose amino-acid sequence MMANPLRPEVVRLYKNLLYLGREYPKGSDYFRDRLRAAFTKNKSVQDPEQIKAMIARGEYVARELEALYYLRKYRAMKKRYYEE is encoded by the exons ATGATGGCAAACCCTCTGCGGCCTGAGGTGGTTCGGCTCTACAAGAAC CTCCTCTACCTCGGCCGGGAATACCCGAAAGGCAGCGACTACTTCAGGGACCGTCTGAGAGCGGCGTTTACTAAGAACAAGTCGGTCCAGGACCCGGAGCAGATCAAGGCCATGATCGCCCGGGGGGAGTACGTGGCGCGGGAGCTGGAGGCGCTCTACTACCTGAGGAAGTACCGGGCCATGAAGAAGCGTTACTACGAGGAGTGA
- the nedd1 gene encoding protein NEDD1 isoform X3, translating into MEEVMRLVSTGDCVKVWDAVSMATLEQFNPHSGSHPVAQACWSSNNQYLVSASSSGDKLVVSSLKSAPVPVVELADGKKQTRVCLSSSSQFLISGGLDHCVHMWDLKTKRLHRSLKDHKEEVTCVSFNANDSCIVSGSTSGDLVLHSLTTNLSSRAFGHGSNQPIHDLRLSTVKRSLLGSVSDGGTMVLWDANTQKELQVFDGAHKAPGSGLAFSPTSDLLVVSVGLDKKIICYDTASKLILRAIRVDGPLTSVDFTLDGTGLVVGSTQGKIYQYDLRNSSSPTRITVAHKTSVTCLRFQSNASRHKSSKLGSAKISNSKRSSSKLGSQSDHAPSTGPAPQRQVTCTAGGASVEVMCREGEGQQGAEQRPHGEKFGIVGRNSLDIFSPTREGPDPAAPGVGGDAAFGRSQVTGLEGEGQELVGRASLDIFSPVKEGGGSQRRTPLGTHRGPAGGRSYSPLSVFQSPQTIKEEEPTNAAAIEPSDRKPERSSSSSQEGEPQTPPTTTQQTNQSQAPPPIFTTEPSLHRTNGIQTQLSYDSPAAAAASGSAAMAAACSSLSQNIADVVGQDGAAPLTSLQIHFIQNMIHETLEEFRTACHKDILNLQVEMIRQFYIQLTEIHGLIEKYSVNESLVEEIERLREENRRLKANY; encoded by the exons atggAGGAGGTGATGCGCCTGGTGTCAACCGGAGACTGTGTGAAGGTCTGGGATGCGGTTTCCATGGCGACCCTGGAGCAGTTTAACCCCCACAGCGGCAGCCATCCCGTTGCTCAGGCCTGCTGGAGCTCCAACA ACCAGTACCTGGTGAGTGCCAGCAGCAGCGGAGACAAGCTGGTGGTTTCCAGTCTCAAGTCGGCTCCTGTTCCAGTGGTTGAACTGGCTGATGGG aaaaaacagaCCCGGGTGTGTCTGAGTTCTTCATCTCAGTTTCTGATCAGTGGCGGTCTGGACCACTGCGTCCACATGTGGGACCTGAAGACCAAGAGGCTGCACCGCTCCCTCAAA GACCACAAAGAAGAGGTCACCTGCGTGTCCTTCAACGCTAACGACAGCTGCATCGTCTCTGGCTCCACCAGCGGCGACCTGGTCCTGCACAGCCTGACCACCAACCTGTCCAGCAGAGCCTTCGGCCACGGCAGCAACCAG CCCATCCACGACCTGCGGCTGTCCACGGTGAAGCGCTCGCTGCTGGGAAGCGTCTCTGACGGCGGCACCATGGTGCTGTGGGACGCCAACACTCAGAAGGAGCTGCAGGTGTTCGACGGCGCCCACAAGGCGCCCGGCTCGGGTTTGGCTTTCTCCCCAACCAGCGACCTGCTTGTCGTCAGCGTCGGCCTCGATAAGAAGATCATCTGCTACGACACGGCCAGCAAGCT AATCCTGCGGGCGATCCGTGTGGACGGCCCTCTGACCTCGGTGGACTTCACGCTGGACGGCACCGGCCTGGTGGTCGGGTCCACTCAGGGGAAAATCTACCAGTACGACCTGAGGAACTCCAGCAGCCCCACCAGAATCACAGTGGCCCACAAAACCTCCGTCACCTGCCTGCGCTTCCAGAGTAACGCCAGCAGACACAAG TCCAGTAAACTCGGGTCTGCCAAGATTTCCAATTCAAAGAGATCCAGTTCCAAACTGGGCAGCCAGTCTGACCACGCCCCCAGCACAGGCCCCGCCCCCCAGAGACAGGTCACCTGCACAG cagggggcgccagtGTGGAGGTGATGTGTCGTGAGGGTgaaggccagcagggggcagagcAACGTCCTCACGGGGAGAAGTTTGGGATCGTGGGACGGAACAGTCTGGACATTTTCTCTCCTACTCGCGAAG gtccaGACCCGGCGGCTCCGGGGGTTGGAGGAGACGCTGCCTTTGGAAGATCACAGG TTACCGGTTTGGAGGGCGAAGGTCAGGAGCTGGTGGGACGGGCCAGCCTGGACATCTTCTCTCCGGTCAAAGAAG GTGGCGGCTCACAGCGCCGGACGCCTCTGGGGACCCACCGGGGTCCCGCCGGGGGCCGGTCCTACAGCCCGCTGTCCGTCTTCCAGTCCCCGCAGACGATCAAAGAGGAGGAGCCGACCAACGCCGCCGCCATTGAGCCATCTGACAGGAAG CctgagaggagcagcagctccagccaGGAAGGGGAGCCTCAGACTCCGCCCACCACAACCCAGCagaccaatcagagtcaggcaCCGCCGCCTATTTTCACTACCGAACCAAGCCTTCATAGAACCAACGGCATTCAGACTCAGCTCAGTTACGACTCACCGGCCGCCGCAGCAG CTTCAGGTTCAGCTGCGATGGCAGCGGCGTGCTCGTCTCTGTCCCAGAACATCGCAGACGTGGTCGGACAGGACGGCGCCGCGCCGCTCACGTCCCTGCAGATCCACTTCATCCAGAACATGATCCACGAAACGCTGGAGGAGTTCAG GACGGCCTGTCACAAGGACATCCTCAACCTGCAGGTGGAAATGATCCGGCAGTTTTACATCCAGCTG ACAGAGATCCACGGTCTGATCGAGAAATATTCTGTCAACGAGTCTCTGGTGGAGGAGATCGAGAGGCTGCGGGAGGAAAACCGCCGGCTCAAAGCCAACTACTGA
- the nedd1 gene encoding protein NEDD1 isoform X1, translated as MEEVMRLVSTGDCVKVWDAVSMATLEQFNPHSGSHPVAQACWSSNNQYLVSASSSGDKLVVSSLKSAPVPVVELADGKKQTRVCLSSSSQFLISGGLDHCVHMWDLKTKRLHRSLKDHKEEVTCVSFNANDSCIVSGSTSGDLVLHSLTTNLSSRAFGHGSNQPIHDLRLSTVKRSLLGSVSDGGTMVLWDANTQKELQVFDGAHKAPGSGLAFSPTSDLLVVSVGLDKKIICYDTASKLILRAIRVDGPLTSVDFTLDGTGLVVGSTQGKIYQYDLRNSSSPTRITVAHKTSVTCLRFQSNASRHKSSKLGSAKISNSKRSSSKLGSQSDHAPSTGPAPQRQVTCTAGGASVEVMCREGEGQQGAEQRPHGEKFGIVGRNSLDIFSPTREGPDPAAPGVGGDAAFGRSQVTGLEGEGQELVGRASLDIFSPVKEDSHSGGGSQRRTPLGTHRGPAGGRSYSPLSVFQSPQTIKEEEPTNAAAIEPSDRKPERSSSSSQEGEPQTPPTTTQQTNQSQAPPPIFTTEPSLHRTNGIQTQLSYDSPAAAAASGSAAMAAACSSLSQNIADVVGQDGAAPLTSLQIHFIQNMIHETLEEFRTACHKDILNLQVEMIRQFYIQLTEIHGLIEKYSVNESLVEEIERLREENRRLKANY; from the exons atggAGGAGGTGATGCGCCTGGTGTCAACCGGAGACTGTGTGAAGGTCTGGGATGCGGTTTCCATGGCGACCCTGGAGCAGTTTAACCCCCACAGCGGCAGCCATCCCGTTGCTCAGGCCTGCTGGAGCTCCAACA ACCAGTACCTGGTGAGTGCCAGCAGCAGCGGAGACAAGCTGGTGGTTTCCAGTCTCAAGTCGGCTCCTGTTCCAGTGGTTGAACTGGCTGATGGG aaaaaacagaCCCGGGTGTGTCTGAGTTCTTCATCTCAGTTTCTGATCAGTGGCGGTCTGGACCACTGCGTCCACATGTGGGACCTGAAGACCAAGAGGCTGCACCGCTCCCTCAAA GACCACAAAGAAGAGGTCACCTGCGTGTCCTTCAACGCTAACGACAGCTGCATCGTCTCTGGCTCCACCAGCGGCGACCTGGTCCTGCACAGCCTGACCACCAACCTGTCCAGCAGAGCCTTCGGCCACGGCAGCAACCAG CCCATCCACGACCTGCGGCTGTCCACGGTGAAGCGCTCGCTGCTGGGAAGCGTCTCTGACGGCGGCACCATGGTGCTGTGGGACGCCAACACTCAGAAGGAGCTGCAGGTGTTCGACGGCGCCCACAAGGCGCCCGGCTCGGGTTTGGCTTTCTCCCCAACCAGCGACCTGCTTGTCGTCAGCGTCGGCCTCGATAAGAAGATCATCTGCTACGACACGGCCAGCAAGCT AATCCTGCGGGCGATCCGTGTGGACGGCCCTCTGACCTCGGTGGACTTCACGCTGGACGGCACCGGCCTGGTGGTCGGGTCCACTCAGGGGAAAATCTACCAGTACGACCTGAGGAACTCCAGCAGCCCCACCAGAATCACAGTGGCCCACAAAACCTCCGTCACCTGCCTGCGCTTCCAGAGTAACGCCAGCAGACACAAG TCCAGTAAACTCGGGTCTGCCAAGATTTCCAATTCAAAGAGATCCAGTTCCAAACTGGGCAGCCAGTCTGACCACGCCCCCAGCACAGGCCCCGCCCCCCAGAGACAGGTCACCTGCACAG cagggggcgccagtGTGGAGGTGATGTGTCGTGAGGGTgaaggccagcagggggcagagcAACGTCCTCACGGGGAGAAGTTTGGGATCGTGGGACGGAACAGTCTGGACATTTTCTCTCCTACTCGCGAAG gtccaGACCCGGCGGCTCCGGGGGTTGGAGGAGACGCTGCCTTTGGAAGATCACAGG TTACCGGTTTGGAGGGCGAAGGTCAGGAGCTGGTGGGACGGGCCAGCCTGGACATCTTCTCTCCGGTCAAAGAAG ACTCTCACTCAGGTGGCGGCTCACAGCGCCGGACGCCTCTGGGGACCCACCGGGGTCCCGCCGGGGGCCGGTCCTACAGCCCGCTGTCCGTCTTCCAGTCCCCGCAGACGATCAAAGAGGAGGAGCCGACCAACGCCGCCGCCATTGAGCCATCTGACAGGAAG CctgagaggagcagcagctccagccaGGAAGGGGAGCCTCAGACTCCGCCCACCACAACCCAGCagaccaatcagagtcaggcaCCGCCGCCTATTTTCACTACCGAACCAAGCCTTCATAGAACCAACGGCATTCAGACTCAGCTCAGTTACGACTCACCGGCCGCCGCAGCAG CTTCAGGTTCAGCTGCGATGGCAGCGGCGTGCTCGTCTCTGTCCCAGAACATCGCAGACGTGGTCGGACAGGACGGCGCCGCGCCGCTCACGTCCCTGCAGATCCACTTCATCCAGAACATGATCCACGAAACGCTGGAGGAGTTCAG GACGGCCTGTCACAAGGACATCCTCAACCTGCAGGTGGAAATGATCCGGCAGTTTTACATCCAGCTG ACAGAGATCCACGGTCTGATCGAGAAATATTCTGTCAACGAGTCTCTGGTGGAGGAGATCGAGAGGCTGCGGGAGGAAAACCGCCGGCTCAAAGCCAACTACTGA
- the nedd1 gene encoding protein NEDD1 isoform X4: MEEVMRLVSTGDCVKVWDAVSMATLEQFNPHSGSHPVAQACWSSNNQYLVSASSSGDKLVVSSLKSAPVPVVELADGKKQTRVCLSSSSQFLISGGLDHCVHMWDLKTKRLHRSLKDHKEEVTCVSFNANDSCIVSGSTSGDLVLHSLTTNLSSRAFGHGSNQPIHDLRLSTVKRSLLGSVSDGGTMVLWDANTQKELQVFDGAHKAPGSGLAFSPTSDLLVVSVGLDKKIICYDTASKLILRAIRVDGPLTSVDFTLDGTGLVVGSTQGKIYQYDLRNSSSPTRITVAHKTSVTCLRFQSNASRHKSSKLGSAKISNSKRSSSKLGSQSDHAPSTGPAPQRQVTCTGPDPAAPGVGGDAAFGRSQVTGLEGEGQELVGRASLDIFSPVKEDSHSGGGSQRRTPLGTHRGPAGGRSYSPLSVFQSPQTIKEEEPTNAAAIEPSDRKPERSSSSSQEGEPQTPPTTTQQTNQSQAPPPIFTTEPSLHRTNGIQTQLSYDSPAAAAASGSAAMAAACSSLSQNIADVVGQDGAAPLTSLQIHFIQNMIHETLEEFRTACHKDILNLQVEMIRQFYIQLTEIHGLIEKYSVNESLVEEIERLREENRRLKANY, translated from the exons atggAGGAGGTGATGCGCCTGGTGTCAACCGGAGACTGTGTGAAGGTCTGGGATGCGGTTTCCATGGCGACCCTGGAGCAGTTTAACCCCCACAGCGGCAGCCATCCCGTTGCTCAGGCCTGCTGGAGCTCCAACA ACCAGTACCTGGTGAGTGCCAGCAGCAGCGGAGACAAGCTGGTGGTTTCCAGTCTCAAGTCGGCTCCTGTTCCAGTGGTTGAACTGGCTGATGGG aaaaaacagaCCCGGGTGTGTCTGAGTTCTTCATCTCAGTTTCTGATCAGTGGCGGTCTGGACCACTGCGTCCACATGTGGGACCTGAAGACCAAGAGGCTGCACCGCTCCCTCAAA GACCACAAAGAAGAGGTCACCTGCGTGTCCTTCAACGCTAACGACAGCTGCATCGTCTCTGGCTCCACCAGCGGCGACCTGGTCCTGCACAGCCTGACCACCAACCTGTCCAGCAGAGCCTTCGGCCACGGCAGCAACCAG CCCATCCACGACCTGCGGCTGTCCACGGTGAAGCGCTCGCTGCTGGGAAGCGTCTCTGACGGCGGCACCATGGTGCTGTGGGACGCCAACACTCAGAAGGAGCTGCAGGTGTTCGACGGCGCCCACAAGGCGCCCGGCTCGGGTTTGGCTTTCTCCCCAACCAGCGACCTGCTTGTCGTCAGCGTCGGCCTCGATAAGAAGATCATCTGCTACGACACGGCCAGCAAGCT AATCCTGCGGGCGATCCGTGTGGACGGCCCTCTGACCTCGGTGGACTTCACGCTGGACGGCACCGGCCTGGTGGTCGGGTCCACTCAGGGGAAAATCTACCAGTACGACCTGAGGAACTCCAGCAGCCCCACCAGAATCACAGTGGCCCACAAAACCTCCGTCACCTGCCTGCGCTTCCAGAGTAACGCCAGCAGACACAAG TCCAGTAAACTCGGGTCTGCCAAGATTTCCAATTCAAAGAGATCCAGTTCCAAACTGGGCAGCCAGTCTGACCACGCCCCCAGCACAGGCCCCGCCCCCCAGAGACAGGTCACCTGCACAG gtccaGACCCGGCGGCTCCGGGGGTTGGAGGAGACGCTGCCTTTGGAAGATCACAGG TTACCGGTTTGGAGGGCGAAGGTCAGGAGCTGGTGGGACGGGCCAGCCTGGACATCTTCTCTCCGGTCAAAGAAG ACTCTCACTCAGGTGGCGGCTCACAGCGCCGGACGCCTCTGGGGACCCACCGGGGTCCCGCCGGGGGCCGGTCCTACAGCCCGCTGTCCGTCTTCCAGTCCCCGCAGACGATCAAAGAGGAGGAGCCGACCAACGCCGCCGCCATTGAGCCATCTGACAGGAAG CctgagaggagcagcagctccagccaGGAAGGGGAGCCTCAGACTCCGCCCACCACAACCCAGCagaccaatcagagtcaggcaCCGCCGCCTATTTTCACTACCGAACCAAGCCTTCATAGAACCAACGGCATTCAGACTCAGCTCAGTTACGACTCACCGGCCGCCGCAGCAG CTTCAGGTTCAGCTGCGATGGCAGCGGCGTGCTCGTCTCTGTCCCAGAACATCGCAGACGTGGTCGGACAGGACGGCGCCGCGCCGCTCACGTCCCTGCAGATCCACTTCATCCAGAACATGATCCACGAAACGCTGGAGGAGTTCAG GACGGCCTGTCACAAGGACATCCTCAACCTGCAGGTGGAAATGATCCGGCAGTTTTACATCCAGCTG ACAGAGATCCACGGTCTGATCGAGAAATATTCTGTCAACGAGTCTCTGGTGGAGGAGATCGAGAGGCTGCGGGAGGAAAACCGCCGGCTCAAAGCCAACTACTGA
- the nedd1 gene encoding protein NEDD1 isoform X2: MEEVMRLVSTGDCVKVWDAVSMATLEQFNPHSGSHPVAQACWSSNNQYLVSASSSGDKLVVSSLKSAPVPVVELADGKKQTRVCLSSSSQFLISGGLDHCVHMWDLKTKRLHRSLKDHKEEVTCVSFNANDSCIVSGSTSGDLVLHSLTTNLSSRAFGHGSNQPIHDLRLSTVKRSLLGSVSDGGTMVLWDANTQKELQVFDGAHKAPGSGLAFSPTSDLLVVSVGLDKKIICYDTASKLILRAIRVDGPLTSVDFTLDGTGLVVGSTQGKIYQYDLRNSSSPTRITVAHKTSVTCLRFQSNASRHKSSKLGSAKISNSKRSSSKLGSQSDHAPSTGPAPQRQVTCTGGASVEVMCREGEGQQGAEQRPHGEKFGIVGRNSLDIFSPTREGPDPAAPGVGGDAAFGRSQVTGLEGEGQELVGRASLDIFSPVKEDSHSGGGSQRRTPLGTHRGPAGGRSYSPLSVFQSPQTIKEEEPTNAAAIEPSDRKPERSSSSSQEGEPQTPPTTTQQTNQSQAPPPIFTTEPSLHRTNGIQTQLSYDSPAAAAASGSAAMAAACSSLSQNIADVVGQDGAAPLTSLQIHFIQNMIHETLEEFRTACHKDILNLQVEMIRQFYIQLTEIHGLIEKYSVNESLVEEIERLREENRRLKANY, translated from the exons atggAGGAGGTGATGCGCCTGGTGTCAACCGGAGACTGTGTGAAGGTCTGGGATGCGGTTTCCATGGCGACCCTGGAGCAGTTTAACCCCCACAGCGGCAGCCATCCCGTTGCTCAGGCCTGCTGGAGCTCCAACA ACCAGTACCTGGTGAGTGCCAGCAGCAGCGGAGACAAGCTGGTGGTTTCCAGTCTCAAGTCGGCTCCTGTTCCAGTGGTTGAACTGGCTGATGGG aaaaaacagaCCCGGGTGTGTCTGAGTTCTTCATCTCAGTTTCTGATCAGTGGCGGTCTGGACCACTGCGTCCACATGTGGGACCTGAAGACCAAGAGGCTGCACCGCTCCCTCAAA GACCACAAAGAAGAGGTCACCTGCGTGTCCTTCAACGCTAACGACAGCTGCATCGTCTCTGGCTCCACCAGCGGCGACCTGGTCCTGCACAGCCTGACCACCAACCTGTCCAGCAGAGCCTTCGGCCACGGCAGCAACCAG CCCATCCACGACCTGCGGCTGTCCACGGTGAAGCGCTCGCTGCTGGGAAGCGTCTCTGACGGCGGCACCATGGTGCTGTGGGACGCCAACACTCAGAAGGAGCTGCAGGTGTTCGACGGCGCCCACAAGGCGCCCGGCTCGGGTTTGGCTTTCTCCCCAACCAGCGACCTGCTTGTCGTCAGCGTCGGCCTCGATAAGAAGATCATCTGCTACGACACGGCCAGCAAGCT AATCCTGCGGGCGATCCGTGTGGACGGCCCTCTGACCTCGGTGGACTTCACGCTGGACGGCACCGGCCTGGTGGTCGGGTCCACTCAGGGGAAAATCTACCAGTACGACCTGAGGAACTCCAGCAGCCCCACCAGAATCACAGTGGCCCACAAAACCTCCGTCACCTGCCTGCGCTTCCAGAGTAACGCCAGCAGACACAAG TCCAGTAAACTCGGGTCTGCCAAGATTTCCAATTCAAAGAGATCCAGTTCCAAACTGGGCAGCCAGTCTGACCACGCCCCCAGCACAGGCCCCGCCCCCCAGAGACAGGTCACCTGCACAG ggggcgccagtGTGGAGGTGATGTGTCGTGAGGGTgaaggccagcagggggcagagcAACGTCCTCACGGGGAGAAGTTTGGGATCGTGGGACGGAACAGTCTGGACATTTTCTCTCCTACTCGCGAAG gtccaGACCCGGCGGCTCCGGGGGTTGGAGGAGACGCTGCCTTTGGAAGATCACAGG TTACCGGTTTGGAGGGCGAAGGTCAGGAGCTGGTGGGACGGGCCAGCCTGGACATCTTCTCTCCGGTCAAAGAAG ACTCTCACTCAGGTGGCGGCTCACAGCGCCGGACGCCTCTGGGGACCCACCGGGGTCCCGCCGGGGGCCGGTCCTACAGCCCGCTGTCCGTCTTCCAGTCCCCGCAGACGATCAAAGAGGAGGAGCCGACCAACGCCGCCGCCATTGAGCCATCTGACAGGAAG CctgagaggagcagcagctccagccaGGAAGGGGAGCCTCAGACTCCGCCCACCACAACCCAGCagaccaatcagagtcaggcaCCGCCGCCTATTTTCACTACCGAACCAAGCCTTCATAGAACCAACGGCATTCAGACTCAGCTCAGTTACGACTCACCGGCCGCCGCAGCAG CTTCAGGTTCAGCTGCGATGGCAGCGGCGTGCTCGTCTCTGTCCCAGAACATCGCAGACGTGGTCGGACAGGACGGCGCCGCGCCGCTCACGTCCCTGCAGATCCACTTCATCCAGAACATGATCCACGAAACGCTGGAGGAGTTCAG GACGGCCTGTCACAAGGACATCCTCAACCTGCAGGTGGAAATGATCCGGCAGTTTTACATCCAGCTG ACAGAGATCCACGGTCTGATCGAGAAATATTCTGTCAACGAGTCTCTGGTGGAGGAGATCGAGAGGCTGCGGGAGGAAAACCGCCGGCTCAAAGCCAACTACTGA
- the pclaf gene encoding PCNA-associated factor has translation MVRTKADSVPASYRKAVAASAPRKSLGSSLANASSSSYGGHSSTLAKNKYAGGNPVCPRPTPIWQKGIGDFFGGPPRKLEKENQKPTESDEEEAGGSGVSKASRKARPLPSEDEEEDD, from the exons ATGGTGAGGACTAAAGCCGACAGTGTTCCTGCATCATACAGAAAAG CTGTTGCGGCGTCTGCGCCTCGTAAGTCACTGGGCTCCAGTTTGGCCAACGCGTCGTCGTCATCGTATGGCGGCCACTCGTCCACTCTGG CAAAGAACAAATACGCCGGCGGGAACCCCGTGTGTCCCCGCCCGACCCCCATCTGGCAGAAAGGCATCGGGGATTTCTTCGGCGGGCCGCCCAGAAAGCTCGAGAAGGAGAACCAGAAACCCACAGAGTCTGATGAAGAAGAGGCCGGCGGCAGCGGCGTGTCAAAGGCCAGCAGGAA ggCCAGACCACTGCCTTccgaggatgaggaggaagatgacTGA